The following proteins are co-located in the Pedobacter frigiditerrae genome:
- a CDS encoding HipA family kinase yields the protein MANTINPLRTVNVTRYVTPLREGGSMPAIAEADDGFLYVLKFRGAGQGHKALISEIIGGEISRILGLKVPELVLANLDEAFGRTEPDEEIQDLLKASVGLNLALHYLSGAITYDPTVTKIEPLLASQIVWLDCLLTNMDRTPRNTNMLFWHKELWLIDHGASLYFHHSWQNWEEQAKRPFMLVKDHVLLPQAEFLNEVDESFKTILTPSLIQEVLNLIPDEWLNEDIFKTSQAQREAYALFLNTRIANSAIFVKEAQNAKKAII from the coding sequence ATGGCAAATACTATTAACCCACTGAGAACTGTTAATGTTACTAGATATGTAACTCCTTTACGTGAAGGTGGTTCTATGCCCGCAATCGCAGAAGCTGATGATGGTTTTCTTTACGTATTAAAATTTCGTGGAGCAGGACAGGGTCATAAGGCATTAATTTCTGAAATAATTGGAGGAGAGATTTCTCGTATCTTAGGTTTGAAAGTTCCAGAACTGGTTCTTGCTAATTTAGATGAAGCCTTCGGTAGGACCGAGCCTGATGAGGAAATTCAAGATTTGCTAAAGGCAAGCGTAGGTTTAAATTTAGCCTTGCATTATCTTTCTGGAGCAATAACTTACGACCCAACCGTTACTAAGATAGAACCACTATTAGCGTCTCAAATCGTATGGTTAGATTGTTTACTAACCAATATGGACCGTACTCCTCGCAACACAAATATGTTGTTCTGGCATAAAGAATTATGGTTAATAGATCATGGTGCATCTTTGTATTTTCATCATTCATGGCAAAATTGGGAAGAACAAGCCAAACGACCTTTTATGTTAGTTAAAGACCATGTTCTTTTACCGCAAGCAGAATTTTTAAACGAAGTTGATGAAAGTTTTAAAACGATATTAACTCCGAGTTTAATACAAGAAGTTCTGAATTTAATACCAGATGAATGGTTAAATGAAGATATTTTCAAAACCAGCCAAGCGCAAAGAGAAGCTTACGCCTTATTTTTAAACACAAGAATTGCCAATTCAGCAATTTTTGTAAAAGAAGCACAAAATGCAAAAAAAGCAATTATTTGA